DNA sequence from the bacterium genome:
TGGCCATTCTAGGATCTCCTTGCTGCCTTCTGGACATGGATCCAGGTTTTCCTTTGGGCCACCCCAAAGAACATCTGACAGGCCCTTGGGGAGGAAGCAGCCTCTCTGCTTGCAGCCCGAGCCCCAAGGGCCCTGGTCCGTGTGGATGAACTAGCCTCCCAGAGCATAAAGGAAGAATCCAACTGATTCCAGAGCTGACCAGATGAAGATCAAGAAGTGATCCCCCTTAAGTGTTTTGCAGCCTTTGGGGCAAGCATGAGGATCAAAGCAGTCTTTGGGATTCTTGAAACCTTGCTTGATGATCCTTTGACCCAGGGATAAGATGGCCTTGGCAGAACTGCCCCGGCGAGAAACCTTCATAAAGGAGCAAGCAAGACGGCCATGCCCAGGCTCTGGCTCAAAAAAGGGAGGGAAAAGGGAATCAAGAGCGGGTATCTGTGGATCCACCCCTCTGATGTGGAACGGATCTCATCTTCAGCACAGGACGGAGCTGCTTTGGATGTAATGGATTCCAAGGATCGCTTCTTGGGTAGAGCCTTGCTTAACAGAAACTCTCCCATCCTGGCAAGGCTTTTTAGCCGCAAACGCACCCCATGGGACAAACAACTGCTTAGGGAAAGGCTCTTGAAGGCAGTTCAACATCGTAAGGCATGGGGTCTGGATCTCTCGGCCAGCAGGATTGTCTTCGGGGAGTCTGACGGTATCCCTGGCCTGGTGGTGGATTCCTATGGATCAGTAGCTGTGGTGCAGATAACCCATCCTGCCCTGGAACCCATGAGAAAAGATCTGGCCGGGTTCTTGGAACAGATCCTGGGGGTAAGTGTGGTATATGAGCGAAGCGATACGCCCACAAGAGCCCAAGAAGGCCTTGAACCCAAAACAGGGCCCATTCTGGGAGAACTGCCCGGAGAGATTTGGATCAGAGAAGGGGGGCTCATGGTAAAGGTGGATGTGGAAAGAGGCCAGAAAACAGGGCATTACCTGGACCAAAAGCGCAACAGGCTGCTTGTGGGTCCCATGGCCAGAGACCGCCAAGTGCTGGATCTTTTCTGCTACACAGGGGGCTTCGGACTGCAGTGTCTGGCAGCAGGGGCAAAACAAGTTGTTTTTGCAGACTCCTCGGGCTCGGCCTTGGAACTGGCCAAGGCCAATGTGGAAAGACTGGGCCTTTCCTGGCGCTGCCAGTTTGTGGAATGCAATGGCTTTGATCTGCTTCGTCAAATGGAGAGGCAAGGAAGGAAATTCGGCATGATATGTCTTGATCCTCCGGCCTTTGCTCACTCCAAGACATCCCTGCCAGGTGCCACCAGAGGCTACAGGGAACTAAACCTCAGGGCTTTCAAGCTCCTAGAACCGCATGGGATCCTGGTTAGCTCCTCTTGTTCCTCCCATCTCCCTGTGGGCTTGCATCTTCAGATTCTTCTGGAGGCCTGCCTGGATGCAGGTCGGGAGGCCCTTCTGCTTTACCAATGGGGGCAGGACCTGGATCATCCGGTAATGCCCGGCCATGCTCCTTCCCGTTACCTCAAATGTCACGTGATGCAGGTCCTGGATCCCTTCTAGATCGCATGATTCACCATGAGGCAATGGACACTGCTCCCCCCACAGCATATGCTGGGATGAACTCACTCTTGTTGCGATCCATCCTGAGCTTGCCCATGGGCCCCTTGCCCGATTTGGCCTGAGAATCAGCAGAGCACACCATGGACTGGGGGCGTAGTTTCCATATCACCCATTGCTGGGGCATGAACACTGCCAGTGGCTGATTACACACATTCCTTTGGATCTGCTTATTCACTGGCACTCCAGGGCACGGGCCACCTCATCCCTCTGGAAACATGGAAAAACTGTTGGGCTGCCATGCTCCAGCACCATAACCTCCCTGGAATTCTCTGTAAACTCTCCTATTTCGAAGACCTCTATCCCTTGGGCCAAGATGGCACCCTTTACCTTTTCAAACGTGGAACTCTCCACTGCCAACAAAAGGGCTCCTGAGGCCAGAACTCCCATGGGATCCAAATCAAGGACCTCACAGACCCTTTTGGTTTCAGGAAGCACTGCTATGGCATCCTTTCTGAGCAAAAGCCCCAGCCCGGATGATTCGGCCATCTCCCACACAGCGGTGGCAATGCCTCCTTCGGTGGGATCGTGCATGGCATTGACTCCCCCTGTCTCACATGCAGCCAAGGCTTCTTTGACCACACTGATCCCAGGGCTGCGCAACAGGGCCTCACAGCGTTTCAGTTCCTTTGCTTTGAGCTTGCTTTTCAGGCCATGATGCTCCCTGGCCAAGACCGAAGTGCCTTCTATGGCAATCCCTTTGGTAAGCAGGAGTCTGTTGCCTGGCTTGGCTCCGTCGGATCTGACAATCCCCCATGGGCCCACCTGCCCCAACATGGCTCCCACCAAAATGGGCCTGTCCAGCCCCAAGGTGATCTCTGTGTGCCCTCCGCACAAGCTGACTCCCAGTTCCTGGCAGGCCTCATGGATCTGAGAGAAAATAGCCTCCACCAAATGGGTGTCAGATTTCTTCTCCGGGAGCAAAACCGTGGCCAAAAACCATCTCGGGATCCCCCCCAGACATGCCAGGTCATTGGCATTTACATGAACTGCATACCAGCCGATTTCCTCCGAGGCAAATGTGATAGGGTCGCTCTTGGCTACCAAAAGCCCCTTTTCAAGGCTCAAAACAGCAGCATCCCGGCCTATTCCTGGGCCCAGCACCAATGCCGGATCCTTACTGCCATATCTCTCCAGAAGTCCCTTGAGCAAAGCTGGGGGAAGTTTTCCGGTTGCAAGGAAACTGTTCTGTTTAACCTGTTTCATCTGTACCTCTTGTGATTGCAGATTTTCCGGTCAAAACCTGCGCTTATACACTCAGGGCGCAACACCCATTCCCATCAGTGTAGCTTTCTTCATCCGGATCATTGAGCACAAGCATTTAGATCAGCAGCCACGCCCCCAACGCCTCGCACCTGGACCCATCCCCCAAGCCTGGCCAGCTAATAAACTCTTCTACACATTGGTGGTGTAAGAGGGTAGCCTCTCGCTCAGCAGGCTCTCTGCAGCATTGGCCAAGAGCTCATCCCATGAATGGTCTGTGGCCATGATTCTCATCTTTATGATCCTGTAAGGCACATTTTCCAGCAATGCAGCAAGGGTTTCTTGTTCCACCTGGCCGGTATTTTGGTTTAGGACCCAGAAGCATTGTCCGGGATCCAGGGGGTTGTCTGGCCTGGGGTCATGGGAGGCCAGATCCACAACGAAATTAAGTCCCTTGGTGGAGGCGGGCAGCTTTTCACGGATGAGCTGTTGGATCCTCTGGCGGTTCTCAGGATCCCTTCTCAAGAACAGATCCGCCAGAGGGCTGCTGCGGTCCCTTGCATCCAGATAAAAGGTTCTCTCATAAGCTGTCACCCACTGCCTTTTTCTCTGGAGGATCTCGGCCCAGGCCTCTCCCAGATCCCTCAATCTCTTCACCCGGCTTGCAGCCCACTGCCTTACCTTTTCAAACAGTGAATATTCTGTGAGCTCCAGGTATTTATTTGGGTCTTCCAGAGGGGAAAGAGGAAGCAGCTCCCTCATGGTGTTGGCGAAGATCGCTTGGATTGAAAGATCCAAGGCCCTTGTGGTTCTGTGGTAATAAATGGCTTGGAACAGGTTGATCCTGGCCTGGAGGAATTGTTGCAAGGCTGCCAGGCCATAGGAGCTGTAGGTCACTCCTTTTTCGGTCACAAAGCTGTAATGCAGGATCCTTTCCATGTCTATGGGATCCCTGGAAAGACCGCTCATGTATGCATCTCTTCTCACAAAATCCAGACTGTCCACAGTGAAAATACCGCTGGAGAAAAGCACTCTGAGCACCTTTAGCCAAGCCGGAACCTCCTGTGCTTCTTCTTGCCCCCAAGAGGGCCTTTTTATGAGATAAGCAACCCAGTGAGGCTCCAGGACTTCCCCGGAGGAGAATGTTCCGGAAGGCGATCTGTTAATGGAGCGTATTAGCTCAGAGAGGATTTCCTGTATCAGGAATCCTCCCACTACCTCATGGTTGATGCCCCAACGAGGCTCCAGGTACTCCGAGTCGAACATGTGGCTGAAGGGGCCGTGTCCCAGATCGTGCAGCAGCCCGGCAACCCTCATGAGGGACTCCACCATGGCCTTGGAGGGGGTCTCGGGAAAGCAATGGGAAAGACCTTCCCAAAGGTGAGAGGCGAACCTTCCGGCCACGTGCATTGCACCCAAGGAATGCTGAAAACGGCTGTGTTCCGCCGATGGGTAAACCCAGAAGGCACTTTGAAGTTGATGAATATACCTGAGTCTTTGCACCCAAGGGTTGTCTAAAAGGGCTTCCTCGGTGGCCTTCTCTTGAAGGCCAGCAACAGGGCGACAGTAGTGAATGTATCCATGGATGGCATCTGAGATGATGCCCACCCCTTCATAAGGCCTCGGATCCTTTGTGCCGCGGGGCAATCTGCCCTCAGCCATATCTGCCCTCTTGAGAGCTATGAAATCTAGCAGTACACCCTAGCCCAGATTATCTCCCCAGGATCCTTGAGGTTGGAAAGTATTCACCCAAGGCTCCCCTAGCTTTACCCACCTACAGGCCTGGACCTGGCAAAGACCCGGCAGGGGAATCAGGGTGCACTTGAACATGAATCAGTTCATTTCAGGATATGGTGAAGAAAGAATCTTTTCTCCCTGGACCACTACCATGGACTGAATCCTCTCAAGGGTTTTCCTGGGAATGGACTTGACCCTTGAGAGATCCTCGGGAGATTGGAAACCTCCCCTTTGTCTTCTTTCCTGCACCACCCTTTTTGCCAGACCCGGGCCTATTCCTGGAAGGAGAAGAAGATCCCTTACTCCAGCACGATTTAGATCCATGGGAAAGCCCAATAGAAACTTATCCGACTCCCTCATCTGTCCTATGCTGGGGGCTCCATTGCCCTCCAGGCTTTGGAAATCTAAACAGCTCCATTGCTCCAAAATCACATCTTTCACAGGGCCTTGAGCATTGTGTCCCAGGGAAGCCAGGAAATCCCCCAGTCTGGTTAAGCGATCCACACTGTGAACCCCATCAGCCTTTCCAAGACCTTTTACCTGCACGTACATGCATTGCCCAAAACATTCCCTTTCGGGTCTTGGATATGAAGACCCCTCCAGCTCTGGCAAAATCGTAGCCACCAGAGCCGTGATAAGAGCCAACCAGAATCCACCTCCCAACCTGGCATAGAACTTCTTCACTGCTCGGTTTCCACCAGGGGAGGGGCCTCCCTGGCTGACCCCTCCTCCAGCCCAAAGGCCTTATGAAGCACTCTGACCGCCAGTTCCTTGTACTTGGCCTCTATGACGCAGGAGATCTTTATCTCAGATGTGGAGATCATCTGGATGTTTATTCCCTCTGATGCAAGAGCTGAAAACATCTTGGAGGCCACACCAGAATGGCTTCTCATGCCAACTCCGATTATGGAAACCTTGGCTATATTGGTATCAGAGTTTACCCCCCGGGCCCCCAAATCCATTGCCACCTTTTCCACGATACGCACTGTTCTTTGTACGTCGGCCTCGGGCACCGTAAAGGTCAGATCCGTGAAACCCTCTTCGCTGACATTCTGGACGATCATGTCCACTACTATGTTTTCCTGGGCAAGGGGTCCGAAGATCTTGGCCGCCACTCCGGGAGTGTCCGGCACCTTCTTGATGGTAATCTTGCCCTCATCTGTTCGGTAAGTGATGCCAGCCACCACTACCCTTTCCATGTCCTGATCCTCTGCCACAACCATGGTCCCTTCCTCCTCGGAAAAGCTGGAACGAACATGAATCGGCACATTATATTTCATGGCGAACTCCACAGATCTTGTCTGTAACACCTTTGCCCCAAGGGAAGCCATTTCCAACATCTCCTCATAGGAGATGCGATCTATCTTTCTGGCTTCTGGGCAGATGTTGGGATCTGTGGTGAAGACCCCCTTGACATCAGTGAAAATCTCGCAGAGATCCGCCCCCAGGGCTGCCGAAATAGCCACTGCCGTAAGATCAGATCCACCCCTTCCCAAGGTGGTTATGTTTCCATCCTGGTCTATGCCTTGGAAGCCTGCCACAACCACTACACGGCCTTCATCCAGCTCTTTCTTGAGTCGGCTTCTGTCAATGCTTCTGATCCTGGCCGTGGTATAGTTGCTGTCCGTGAATATCCTGACCTGATGGCCTAGAAGGGATATGGCCTTGTATCCCATGGCCTCCAGCACAATGGCCAAGAGGGAAGAGGTCACCTGTTCGCCTGTGGCCACCAGCACATCCACTTCCCTCTGGGAAGGCTCAGAGGCTGCCTTCTTGGCCAGAGCCAACAATCTGTCCGTCTCTCCGGCCATGGCAGAAACCACCACCACAACTTGATGACCCTGTTCTCTGGTCTTGGCCACCCTTTGAGCCACGTTTCTGATACATTCCAGGTTAGCTACTGATGTTCCTCCAAATTTTTGAACAATTAGAGCCAATTACCCCCTCCTTTTCCTTTTCTTGTGAGACTTGAGAGCCTCTCTTAGACCATCCAGCAACTCCTCGTACCTCTGTCCCCATGCTCTAAAGCTTATTTGCCTGGTTCTTGGGCCTGTCACAAGAAATTCCACATCCAGACGCTTCACCGGAAGCCAGTCCAGCCACCTATCAGCCCACTCTATGACGCAGACCCCATTGCTATAAAAATACTCCTCTAGTCCCAATTCCTGGTCCGGAACTCCCGCTGCAAGCCTGTAGAGGTCCACGTGGTACAAAGTAAGCCTGCCCCCTACGTACTCGTGTATCAAAGCAAAGCTAGGACTGCAGACCCCTTCCGAAGCAGGTACTTCCAGTCCCTGTGCCAGTCCCTGAACAAACCTGGTCTTCCCAGAGCCCAGCTCCCCTCTTAGGGCCAATACAGCCCCTGGGTCCACCAGATGGCCCAGTTGAGCCCCCAGGAACCTGGTAAAAGCTTCTGAGGGGCTCGTTACACACAAGCAGGGCTTCTCATGCATAGAGAGCACACTCCTGCTTTGTGGCTCGAGGCCAGCTCCTCAAAATCTTTCCCTGTAATATCCTCTCTAGGGCCTCTGGAATCAAGGGTAGCAGATCTGTGGCTACAAGCCCCCTCTTCCCCTTGGCAGCAGCCCACTCATCGGCCACAAGACCGTGTACATAGGCTCCAAGGCTCATGGCTTCAAAGGGGTGCAGGCCCTGGACCAGCAGACCCCCGATAATACCGCTTAGAACATCCCCCATGCCACCAGAGGCCATGGCCGGGTTTCCGGTGGGCACAAACCTGAGCCTGCCCTGGGGATCTGCCAGGATTGTGCCTGCCCCCTTCAAGACAACATAGGATGAGCTTCTTTGCGAGAGCTCCAAGGCTGCCTTTATCCTGTCCGATTGAACCTGTGCAGTGCTGGTGGAAAGAAGCCTGGCAGCCTCGCCCGGGTGAGGGGTCAAGATCCTCACACCTTGGGCCTGTCTTAACAACTCCGGGTTACCGGCCAGAGCATTGAGTCCGTCTGCATCTATCAGCATGGGAAGGCTGACCTTTGTGACCAGCTGCCTGACCAATTCAGGGGTTTCCCCCATGGTGGATATTCCTGGTCCCAGGACCAAGCCGCTTTTACCCTCGAGAGCCCTCAAAATCTCACTGCATGCTGCCATTGAGAGGCTTTGCTCAGGCCCTTCGGATAGAGGGAGGGTCATCACCTCGGTGAGCCTGGCCTCCATGGCCAAATTAAGGCTTCTGGGCAGGGCCATGCTCACGAGCCCTGCTCCCACCCTAAGGGCTGCCTCAGAAGCCATGACTCCTGCTCCGGTCTTTCCTGGAGAACCTGCCACAACCAGTAGATGCCCGAATTGCCCTTTGTGAGCCTGAGATGACCTAGGCGGCAGCAACCCACAAAGCATCTCCGGCTCCAGGAGTTCAGCCTTCAGAGAGATCTTTCTCAAAGCCCCAGCCGGAATTCCTATGTCCACCACGTAAAGCTCGCCGCAAAGCTCCCTGCCTGGATAAAGAAAATGTCCCAACTTTGGAAGTCCGAAGGTGACTGTCACCTGGGCCTTGACTGCCACACCCAAAGCTCTGCCAGTGTCCGAACACAGGCCTGATGGAATATCCACCGAAAGCACAGGCACATTGCTTGCGTTTACCTTCTCTATGATGCTTGCCAGGGGGTCCCTGACCTGGGCCTTGAGACCGGTGCCCAACAAGGCGTCCACCAA
Encoded proteins:
- a CDS encoding class I SAM-dependent rRNA methyltransferase, which gives rise to MPRLWLKKGREKGIKSGYLWIHPSDVERISSSAQDGAALDVMDSKDRFLGRALLNRNSPILARLFSRKRTPWDKQLLRERLLKAVQHRKAWGLDLSASRIVFGESDGIPGLVVDSYGSVAVVQITHPALEPMRKDLAGFLEQILGVSVVYERSDTPTRAQEGLEPKTGPILGELPGEIWIREGGLMVKVDVERGQKTGHYLDQKRNRLLVGPMARDRQVLDLFCYTGGFGLQCLAAGAKQVVFADSSGSALELAKANVERLGLSWRCQFVECNGFDLLRQMERQGRKFGMICLDPPAFAHSKTSLPGATRGYRELNLRAFKLLEPHGILVSSSCSSHLPVGLHLQILLEACLDAGREALLLYQWGQDLDHPVMPGHAPSRYLKCHVMQVLDPF
- a CDS encoding NAD(P)H-hydrate dehydratase, producing the protein MYLVSAGEMRALDRYAIEEIGIPGLVLMENAGRGVLCVLRKRFPQWKKEKIAVLCGKGNNGGDGFVVARYLKDQGASVEVILAAHPEELSGDARVSMEIFLKTGGSMRHLGSGGEMGGLDLTLGSFGLLVDALLGTGLKAQVRDPLASIIEKVNASNVPVLSVDIPSGLCSDTGRALGVAVKAQVTVTFGLPKLGHFLYPGRELCGELYVVDIGIPAGALRKISLKAELLEPEMLCGLLPPRSSQAHKGQFGHLLVVAGSPGKTGAGVMASEAALRVGAGLVSMALPRSLNLAMEARLTEVMTLPLSEGPEQSLSMAACSEILRALEGKSGLVLGPGISTMGETPELVRQLVTKVSLPMLIDADGLNALAGNPELLRQAQGVRILTPHPGEAARLLSTSTAQVQSDRIKAALELSQRSSSYVVLKGAGTILADPQGRLRFVPTGNPAMASGGMGDVLSGIIGGLLVQGLHPFEAMSLGAYVHGLVADEWAAAKGKRGLVATDLLPLIPEALERILQGKILRSWPRATKQECALYA
- the tsaE gene encoding tRNA (adenosine(37)-N6)-threonylcarbamoyltransferase complex ATPase subunit type 1 TsaE yields the protein MHEKPCLCVTSPSEAFTRFLGAQLGHLVDPGAVLALRGELGSGKTRFVQGLAQGLEVPASEGVCSPSFALIHEYVGGRLTLYHVDLYRLAAGVPDQELGLEEYFYSNGVCVIEWADRWLDWLPVKRLDVEFLVTGPRTRQISFRAWGQRYEELLDGLREALKSHKKRKRRG
- a CDS encoding aspartate kinase — encoded protein: MALIVQKFGGTSVANLECIRNVAQRVAKTREQGHQVVVVVSAMAGETDRLLALAKKAASEPSQREVDVLVATGEQVTSSLLAIVLEAMGYKAISLLGHQVRIFTDSNYTTARIRSIDRSRLKKELDEGRVVVVAGFQGIDQDGNITTLGRGGSDLTAVAISAALGADLCEIFTDVKGVFTTDPNICPEARKIDRISYEEMLEMASLGAKVLQTRSVEFAMKYNVPIHVRSSFSEEEGTMVVAEDQDMERVVVAGITYRTDEGKITIKKVPDTPGVAAKIFGPLAQENIVVDMIVQNVSEEGFTDLTFTVPEADVQRTVRIVEKVAMDLGARGVNSDTNIAKVSIIGVGMRSHSGVASKMFSALASEGINIQMISTSEIKISCVIEAKYKELAVRVLHKAFGLEEGSAREAPPLVETEQ
- a CDS encoding HD domain-containing protein; this encodes MAEGRLPRGTKDPRPYEGVGIISDAIHGYIHYCRPVAGLQEKATEEALLDNPWVQRLRYIHQLQSAFWVYPSAEHSRFQHSLGAMHVAGRFASHLWEGLSHCFPETPSKAMVESLMRVAGLLHDLGHGPFSHMFDSEYLEPRWGINHEVVGGFLIQEILSELIRSINRSPSGTFSSGEVLEPHWVAYLIKRPSWGQEEAQEVPAWLKVLRVLFSSGIFTVDSLDFVRRDAYMSGLSRDPIDMERILHYSFVTEKGVTYSSYGLAALQQFLQARINLFQAIYYHRTTRALDLSIQAIFANTMRELLPLSPLEDPNKYLELTEYSLFEKVRQWAASRVKRLRDLGEAWAEILQRKRQWVTAYERTFYLDARDRSSPLADLFLRRDPENRQRIQQLIREKLPASTKGLNFVVDLASHDPRPDNPLDPGQCFWVLNQNTGQVEQETLAALLENVPYRIIKMRIMATDHSWDELLANAAESLLSERLPSYTTNV
- a CDS encoding AIR synthase family protein; amino-acid sequence: MKQVKQNSFLATGKLPPALLKGLLERYGSKDPALVLGPGIGRDAAVLSLEKGLLVAKSDPITFASEEIGWYAVHVNANDLACLGGIPRWFLATVLLPEKKSDTHLVEAIFSQIHEACQELGVSLCGGHTEITLGLDRPILVGAMLGQVGPWGIVRSDGAKPGNRLLLTKGIAIEGTSVLAREHHGLKSKLKAKELKRCEALLRSPGISVVKEALAACETGGVNAMHDPTEGGIATAVWEMAESSGLGLLLRKDAIAVLPETKRVCEVLDLDPMGVLASGALLLAVESSTFEKVKGAILAQGIEVFEIGEFTENSREVMVLEHGSPTVFPCFQRDEVARALECQ
- a CDS encoding helix-hairpin-helix domain-containing protein — its product is MKKFYARLGGGFWLALITALVATILPELEGSSYPRPERECFGQCMYVQVKGLGKADGVHSVDRLTRLGDFLASLGHNAQGPVKDVILEQWSCLDFQSLEGNGAPSIGQMRESDKFLLGFPMDLNRAGVRDLLLLPGIGPGLAKRVVQERRQRGGFQSPEDLSRVKSIPRKTLERIQSMVVVQGEKILSSPYPEMN